The Leopardus geoffroyi isolate Oge1 chromosome C1, O.geoffroyi_Oge1_pat1.0, whole genome shotgun sequence sequence ATTCCTGAATTTCCCAATCGGCCTCATCTCCTCCGAGCTCCCAAGTACAGCCTTTTTTTTATGCCTCAACTTGTCACTTTGTGTGGGACCCGCTGGTAGTTTGagttctttcctttgtctctgaccttcCTTCCCCGAGTACAGGGACTGTGCACATAAAAGGGCCACAGGCAACGTTTGTCGAATGAAAAGAGGCTGCACAGGGCGACGGGCCCTGTCCTCTGGGGCTCCTCAGCTTCCTGGAAAGTTGTAGTCTAAATGGGACACAACCTTTCCTGACACCAGGACTGTCTGGTCATTTTCTCCCTGTACGTTTGTGGGGGGAGAGGGCGAGGACGCTTTGAGCTGGACCCCGCCTTGAGGTTGCCCACCCAGAAGCAGTCATCCCTGAGGTCCGGACAAAAGCACGCGGTCACACAGGGTGTCGGGTCAGGGTCAGGGCTTttatgggcgggggggggggggggggggggggggggagaggggagggggcgaggggaAGAGTGGGCGCCTTGTTGGACCGGCTGGCTAGTCACCCTTGGGCGCAACCTTCACCCTCATCTCGGCCAGTTTGTGGGTGAGGAAGCCCCACTTGAAGCCGGCCACGGTGTCGGCCTCCCCAGGCTCCGGGCGCTCGGCGGCCTCCTCCGCGGCCTCGTCCCCGGCTTCGGGGTCCGGCTCCCGGGTGGGTTCGGCGCCGCGCAGTATTGACGCCGCGGccgcctgctgctgctgccacctgctggcgAACGTGTCCCAAAATCCGGGCCCTCGCGACTCCGCCTCCGCCGCGGCCACCGCCTGCGAGGGGGACTTCGCCGCCAGCGGGCTGCGGGAGAGGGACGGGTCAGGAGCCGGCCGAGAGGCGGGAGGAGAGGACGAAGAGGGGAGACGGGGTGCAGACGCTAAGAGTGGGGCCGGGGAAGCCAGGGGGAGGTCAgatgacgggggtgggggggggggggcgtgccgGGAGACTGGACGCAGGTCAGGAcctggaggccaggggagggtTCAGAGGCACTGGGAAAGGAGGCCGGAGTGGGACAGGGTCAAGGGATTAGGGGAGGGGTCTGAGAAGAGGGGGCCGAGACCAAGATCCCTGGGGAGAGAGTAGGGGTCGGGGGTTTAGGGAAGGAActcggggagaggggcaaggcCAGAGAAGGGAAGCCTGAGGCGCCGGGTCCGGAAAGCTGTGGGAGGGGACCGGAGAGAGTGGCGGGGCCCAGCGGTGCTAGCGGGAGGAGTGAGACCCCAGCGCAGGTCCCCATCCGGGGGAAGGGGCGAGGTCAGACTCTTCGGAGAAAGGGTCTTTGAAGCCGGGGTTGCAGCACTGGGGAAAgaggcagggcgggggcgggggcaggggcaatgttctggggtggagggaaagggggacTAGGAAAATGAGAGAACCCTGGAGAGAAGGACAGGTGAGGAGACCCAGAGGAATGAGAAACGCCTAGATCAGAGGCTTAGCCGGGAGGAGGACTGGGGAGGTGGCATGGAGGGGAAGGGCAGTCAAGGAACGGTGATGAGGCTTGAGGTGGGAGCCTCAGGTCTAAGGAAGGGTCCTTGGAGCTCTGGGAGGGACAAGAGATGAGCGCCAGGGGACAGAAAGGAAACCCCGGAGCTGGAGAGATGGGTGGGTCAGGGGGactggaagggagaaaggaataagagaatgtcagaggaaggaggcaggactgggctgaaggaaagggcagggaggcagTGTGTGCCAAAACAGAGCTAGGAGAAAGGAGCTGGCCCGGGTACCATCCCCTAATCCCCAGCAAGACAGCGGTCCCTAGACTAGCCTGCCTCAGGTCTTCAGGAGCCTGGCTGCAAATATAGACCCCAGGCCTCATCCTgcacctgctgaatcagaatctttgaaGGAGGGTCTGGCAGAAATTCCCTAGGAGGATGAGGGTATTGGGAACCACTGATCTGGACCACCCTCAGTTCCAAGCACCTAAagtttctgtcttctgttccCTGATTGTAGGGAGATGACCCCTCCCATGTGGATGGGGAAAAAGAGCCTAAAATACCTCCTAGCACCTTAATCCCAACAGCCCTTAAAGTCCTCCTGAGATCTAACCTAATCTCCAGATATGATGATTTGGCCTCTTTCCTGCTGAGAGAAACTGAAACAGCCCGtggctgcctctccccctccctccttggtcagaaagacaaatagaccAGAAGGAAAGGACGTGGGAGAAGGGAGACCCCAGGCCCATCCCAGCCCCCACCAACACACACGTACTGGTCGGCACAGGGCTCCGGTGGCAGCAGCTTGTCCTCATCTTCTTTGTTAAACAGAGACGACATTGTCAGCCAACCTTTCACCCCGACCCCCTGAACCtaggaggaaggggctgggagtCAGGGAAGGGTCATAGCACCACCTCCCAGGATTCCACAGCAGCCTCCTCCAGACTCCCCAGGGCTGGGGTAAAGAAGGAAGAACTCACCCGGCGGGCCAACTGGGACATGGGATGGAAAGCCTCTTCGGTAGGTTCTGCCGGCTCAGAGTCCACTAACGCTGGGTTCCCTCTCTGGGACACAAGACCCCTCCCAGCATGAGAGAGGTCCCAGAGGAATGGGACTTCCCTCCCCCGCTGCTAGCCTGGTACGCACACCCCGGCACCCCAACCCCCCACAACTAAACACCCATCTGGTCCCCTCACGCCCTCCATAAATACATACAAGTGTACCTCTACACAAAGTCACCAGTCACATACTTTACCTGTATAGGAAACCCCTGCAGACACCCTCGAGCCCACATACCTGCCCACCCATGGACGTATCCACACACACCCAAAAATGTGTGGACAACGGCATGCATGCTGATGTAGACACACACCTGTACATGAGCATGCCTCCACAGGGCTATGCCTCTTCGCCTGTACATAGCTGTACGTGCTGTGAGGCACCTATACAAGGACACGTACACTGTTATACCATTCACACCTGTGAACTTACAGAAATGCAGGCAGCAGCACAGAGGCCCATCTACAGCACACTAAACCTCTCCACCCATCCACAGACACAAAGATggagatgcacacacacacacacacacacacacacacacacacacacaccctatagAACTAGTTCCTGCCCCTGCCACATCTGTTTGCACGAACTGCTACTTATTACAGCCTCTAGATGTAAGACCGTTCCCAGTGTCAGagcctttttgattttttttaaatgtcagaataaACATGCTCCAAGTCTGGCTCTGATCTGATGCTGCAACAGTGACCCTCTAAGGGCAAGCACGACTTCTAGGACCATAGGCCTCACTTCCTCTCCAGGCAAGCCATCCCAATTCTGCTTAGCTCTGCCCATTAGGAAGTTGTGTCAAGCTGCATGTGCCCCATGTGGCTACTGCCCCCTGGTCTCTTCCATGTGGCAGCCCTCGGCTGCCATCTTTGGAGATGGAGTCCGTCGTGGGAGACAATGACCATTTTTCCCGTGTTCCCCCCAATCTTCTTCCTCAGTTTCCTGAAATATCCTGGCTTTCGGCACCAGGCCATTTGTCATCCTTGAGTGTGCCAATTGTTTCTGCACAAATGTGCCTCCCCTCACAGAGCCTGTCCCTTGCTCTTTTGTAtctcactcctgctctctctgcccatgaCCCACCCAGCAAACATGGATGGTACCCACCTCCTCTGCCAGGTCTTCCTCAGATTCCCCACTGAGGGTCTGTAACACTTTGGACTTGTAGGTTTTCCAGAAGGCCTGGTTCATGGCTGCAGGGAAAACAGACCTGGAACCCAAGCTCAGGAAGGCAGTGACTCAGTGGGCACCCAGAGGGTCTGGCTCCAGGAACTTGGTGAGGCCCAGAGCCTGTCCCAGGGATCAGGTGACTTCATTAAAGATGCACCAGCCTCCCCAGCTGGCACACTGTCAGGCAGGTGAACTGATCCAGAGGAGTCTGGGGTGGAGACAGGACAGAGCTGGCTTCTGTGGCCTCAGCCCCTCATCTTGACCCATATTGGCCAAGAATAATGGAGACATCTCTCTCCACGGAGGCCTGCTTCCTGGCCCTACGGGTACTTGAATTTGATCTCTTGGAATGGCTCCAAAAAAAATCTGCTTGCATTCACAAAGTCCATTTATAAAGTCCTTGGGCCCAAGACCCACACTGGTGCCCCTGTGACTGTAGCCATACCAGTTGTGCCTTCAGCAGGGCCTGCCCTATGTCCCTACTCAACTGTGAACTGGAGTGGGGAGGTCTCAAAGCCCCTGGTTGGCACCCTGGGCTTACATTTCTCTGCTTTGTCTGGGCTGGAAACCGATTCCTCTCCCCAGGGATGCACGTGCATGCCTCCCTGTTTCCTGGCAACAGGTTCCAAAGAGCTGGAGCCCCTGAATTATTGCTGAGCTCCTCTGGTCAGCCAGGAAGGCACCAGGCTCCAATGAACGGAGAAAGGCTCTCTGGCCTTCTCCCCACTCTGAGCACAAAATACCTAGGCTGTATCTCTGCCTTTGCTGCCAGCCCACACCAGGGAGTCCAGGGCTCAGAGAAAGGGGGCAAAGATAAGAGGTGCTTCTGCCAGCCCTTCCACTTCTTGTGAGAGTTGCTGACCCCGTGCAGTCTGAGGAGATGTCTGAGCAGAACACTCCTTGCTCACGGATTTGACAGGGGGTGCACGAAGGACGGAGACCCAAGGGAATAAATGGGGAACGGTGAGAAGTGGTGAGCGCTTTGTCAGGAACTGGAGGTATCTCAGGAGTCCCTGTGGGGGCCAGATCCCAAACTTACTCACTCgcactcattaattcatttattcacatcACAGACATTTTTCAGTGCCTCCCAGAGATGCTCAAGGCATATTCCCTCCCCTCGCTGACCGTGGAGTCTAAGATCTGGGAACAAGCATGGGGTGATAGTGCCAAGGGATGGAGTAGAGACAGGTCGGGCCAGAAGGGACCGGAGGTCAGGGGGCGGAATCCCCCGGGGGCCCGCACCACCCAGCCGCTCCCAGGCCAAAGCCTCGCCCTGGGCGGAAGCCGCAGCTTTGGGCCCCGCCCGGCGCTCCGTCTCTGACGTCGACCGCCGCCTGGGGGCGCTCAAGGAGCGGCCTGCGCGAGTGACGTCATCTGAGGCAGTCTGGACGAACCTGCTCCGCCCCCGGGCGTCCTTGACGTCATCCAGCAATCCGGAAGCGCCCGCACGTGTGGCCCTGACCCGGCTCTGGGCCCCCTGGCCCCGCAGTCACTGGCCATGGGTCGCTCCCGTCGGACGGGTGCTCACCGAGCCCACTCCCTGGCCCGCCAGATGAAGGCGAAGCGGCGGCAGCCGGACCTGGACGAAATTCACCGCGAGCTGCGGCCCCAGGTTCCCGCACGGTCTCGTCCAGACCTGGGTTCCGAGCCCGACCCCGACCTGCCAGGGGGCGGCCTGCATCGCTGTCTGGCCTGCGCGTGAGTCCCGGCCGGGCCTGGCCTGGGGAGGAGAAGGGTACGCGGGACGGGACGGGGGCGTGAGGTCCGGGTCCCAGGACGCGCGGGGTCTGCTGGCCTCCCATCACTTCAGGCtcagagccccgcgtcagggagATAGGCATACCTGAGATGCATCACCTCACTCTCCTCCTTACCCACCTCCCATCCCTACAGGAGGTACTTCGTCGATTCCACCACCCTGAAGACCCACTTCCGATCCAAAGACCACAAGAAGAGGTATGAAGGAGTAAGGAGAGGACTGATGGACGGGTGCTGGGCAGACAGGACTTGCATCTGGTCAGCTCCcaactctctctcttctttcaacCAGGCTAAAGCAGCTGAGCGTGGAGCCCTACAGTCAGGAGGAGGCCGAAAGGGCAGCGGGTATGGGCTCTTATGTGCCCCCCCAGCGGCTGGCCGTGCCCACAGAAGTATCCACTGAGGCCCCCGAGATGGACACATCTCCCTGACATGGCCTGAGGATGTAGGGCAGGGGAACTGCCCATGGACAGTGGTGCAAGGGCTAGGCTGGCAAAGACTGTGCCAACCTATTTTGGCCCTAGGTTTGGGGAGTGGATGGCCTCTTCTGGGTGCCCTCACCCCCAATAAAGGAACTGGATGAAGAGGACTTGTCTGTGACTCTCTAACCTCCAGGCCACTCCTCCAAACTCCTGCCCTGTAGGGGTTTCTCTGTTACTCTTGTTTACAGGGCCGAGGGTGTCCATTCCCCACTTGGTCCGGCTTTGGAACCTACAGCCTTGTTTTCCCTCAGGGGTCCTGGCATCTGAGCTGGAGCCCCCAAGATGGAGCCCAGGtcagtgaaggggagagggaagatcaGGGACTGACCCTCAGAAAAGAAGTGGGCTCCCGAGATTGCAGCCCCCACTGAGTCACCTCCCCCGGGACCCGGGCGTGAGGCTGCCTACTTTATCATCAGGCCTGTGGCGGCCGCCGCTGCCCCACCATCTTCCAGACAGCATAGCAGGAGCCACCCAGTCCAAGGACAGCCAGCAGTGTAGCCACTACCCCGGCCAGtggactccggggctctgctttgAGCTCCCCAGCTATCTGCATCTGGAGGTACACAGAGGGTCCATCTGAGGGGTCAGTTGAGACTTCTGGGaaagtgggggggtgggaaggagctgAGAGGGTACAGCTGGGTGAAGGAGATATGGATGCCATTGCTGCCCCAGGGAGATTCCACCCCAATCCCTCTCGCTTCACTGCCCATCTGGGCCCTGGCCGCTCAGGCGGCAGGAAACGTGACAGCCTGGATGCTGGGGGTGTTAGCCCATCTATGGTAGGGG is a genomic window containing:
- the ZNF593 gene encoding zinc finger protein 593, coding for MGRSRRTGAHRAHSLARQMKAKRRQPDLDEIHRELRPQVPARSRPDLGSEPDPDLPGGGLHRCLACARYFVDSTTLKTHFRSKDHKKRLKQLSVEPYSQEEAERAAGMGSYVPPQRLAVPTEVSTEAPEMDTSP
- the CC1H1orf232 gene encoding uncharacterized protein C1orf232 homolog; the encoded protein is MNQAFWKTYKSKVLQTLSGESEEDLAEERGNPALVDSEPAEPTEEAFHPMSQLARRVQGVGVKGWLTMSSLFNKEDEDKLLPPEPCADHPLAAKSPSQAVAAAEAESRGPGFWDTFASRWQQQQAAAASILRGAEPTREPDPEAGDEAAEEAAERPEPGEADTVAGFKWGFLTHKLAEMRVKVAPKGD
- the ZNF593OS gene encoding putative transmembrane protein ZNF593OS produces the protein MRFRRLTPGYFRVLQMQIAGELKAEPRSPLAGVVATLLAVLGLGGSCYAVWKMVGQRRPPQA